The DNA window TCAAGTTACGAACAAAAGACAGACTTACCGCGGTGACTCTGGAAGCCAGGGAACAGTAGCAAacaatataaagataaagacaAACTGAAAGGCAAGAGGGAATCGCCACGCAACAGACCCTTCAACAAATGAAAGACCATAGTTGATCCAATTGACGAGGCAGAAACCAGCAATGTTCATAGCCATCTCGAGAATAACGAGTTTACCTCTCCATCTTGCTTGAGCAGTTTCGGTCTGCCATATCGGCGCCGTGGCAGTATTGATACCATTACCAATTCTGCATTCTCAGTAAATAGAAATAGTACTATGAAATCGGAGGGAAAATCTTACCCCAAGACAATACGTCCAACAATCATCTGCTGCAGACTATACGAGGTAACTTTGATGATGGTTCCAATCGACATAATGGCTGTTCCCAGAAGAATGGCCCTTTTTCGACCGAGTCTCTCACCAATAGTAAGAGCAATAACTGCACCAAAGAAACAGCCTATGTCATAAATAGCTGTTACGGTTGCGAGAAGATTTGTCTTTGTTGGACCGACGAGGTTGTGAAGTCGAAGAAAATCCTGAGTCACAACGACACCACCTACTCAAGAGTCAATTAGGGGGCCCTTGGAGAAGTTGTAGATGGACACACTGAAGACTCCCTGATCGTATCCAAAGAGCATCATGTCTGTTGCGCAAGCAACCTGTAAACCATTTAGCAGTGTACCTGATAATGGTAATCCGACTGACAGTGATCCAGAATGTGAGCCATCCTCCTCTGAACCCAAAGAAGGGCTGTTTCTCTGATGTTTTAGCCATTGTAACAATACCAACGACAATAAAGCTCTTGTGAATAAATGGAGATCGCAACAGTAACACCGCATAGGTTGTAGTATATAGTGTCGATTATAcatatttaatatcttatataCCCGACGTGGACATGATCACCACATCCATTTAGCCGCCTCATGCACCCCAATTCCTTTTTACCATCCCGAGTTATCCCCACCCTTTCGTCCCGATCGATCTATTTGAACGCATAAGATAAAGCCAAAGTGTTAAGTCGTTGCCTAGACGCATGCATGAGACGATTCCTCACCTGACTTTCTCTCGCTggcctcagggtgtcagagAAATTAACCGCTAGAAGCGTaggggacgaaattagtaggccgaTTTATgcttcttagactatagttcttagactacttatctTTATACCCCAAGATTTAGGAGGTCACTTTGTCTGCTACCCATTAGACTGGCTATCAACGCAGCATACATGGTTACTACACAAGGATTCGCTCTACTACATCTGATCTATTTTAGACGATCAAAAGGTCATGTGGCTCGAGAAGAGGATTAAGCTTGTTCGTTGGATATGGCAATTTGGGGTGGACAAGGATGGGCATCTTGTTCGCCTGTTGGAGACATAAAGAGTTGAGCTATATTAAATGCTGCAACTGATAACCTTAAGAGTCGTAATGTACCACTCAGCTGGTTAATAAATGCTAAAGTATTATCGCCATACATTTCTCTATCCATCTAGAGTGTTGCATCTAAGCCTTGAGATCACATTCATTATTCATCCAACCCTTCCTCCAATCCAATTAACACAGCTTAATTAACCCAGTCAATCACTCAATCCCATTCCCAAATCAATAGCCAGTCATACACaccaaaagaaaaacaacACTCTAAAGAAACACCACCCATAGACATATCATGTTGATGTGGGAGCTCGGCTTCCCAACGGTAGGGGTCGATCACCTGCCGCCCCAAGGCCGACTAGACCCTCACTTAGCTTCTTCGTTACGGCATCAGGGTCCGGTTCGTCTCTTCCGACGAATGTCCAACTTTCTTCAGTATCATCGTCTTCGGCAAGGTCGTGCTGTGCGTTATTCGTGCCCGCCTTAGGCTTGATGAGGCTCCTGGCATACTCCATATCGCGGTATATACATTGGATGGCATTGTCAACACCAGATTCCTGTAGATTGTCAGTGTTGTTGGTAGGTAAAAGGGAAAGAAAACTTACACTGCGGATCTGTTCACCAAGAACACGAGCCTTCACGATCATGCGCTCGTTACGCGTCACTTCCCAGAGGGCTCGACCGAAACTGTTGGTACCCCATTTCCTGACCCAGACTCCAACACCCAGGTCTTCGACACGTGTCGCGAAGAAAAACTGATCACCAAAGAAAGGGCGGATGATGGTTGGAATTCCAGCTCGCAGACTAGCACCTGTCGTTCCGGAACCTCCGTGATGCGCAGCGGCGTCGATTTGACTGAACAGCCAGTCGTGCGGCGCCGACTTGATCACATGGATCTCAGCGGGCATTACTGGTTCTTCAGGACGGGGTTTGGAGGCATCATCCTTAGGCGAAATGCGATCAGACCAACCCTTTGAGAGGATACATCGCACATCGGCCTTGAGAACAGCATCAATGACCTCCTGTGTCATCTTGGCAGGATCCTTGACGATGATTGAACCGAAACCGACATAAACGATCTTCTTCCCATCCGCCCTCGCTTTAGCGATGAAGTCTTGCAAATCTTGAGGAGGCTTCCAATCACCGCCCTCATTAAGGAACCAGTATCCAGTAACTTTGATCCAATCCGAAAAGTCCACAGGTGGAGCAACCACACTGGGACTgaagttataaagaaaaggtaCCTTGTTGGGTTGCATTTTCTCGAGACTTGTACTGGGGAGACCCAATGTCTTGTTCCTCCATCGGTTGACTTGATAGGCGGTAGCTTTCCAAAAGATGTTATCGAACATAACGTACGTCATGTAATTGTAAGCTCCGCCCATTTTGTGCTCGGGCATAACGAAAGCGTGAGGATATGCTCGTGTCCTAGTCCAAGGCATAGTGAATGCTCGGAAGTAGGGAATCCCGAGCTTCTCCGCGATGTGAATCCCCGCCATGGCAGATGGAGACTCGATCAGTAGCTCAGAACCCTCGCATGCGGTATACGCAGAGGCCAACAAATCATCAAGCCATCCTCGGAACGTTGAGTTTGCTTCTCGGAGGAATGACCAAGTGAATGTTCCATTCTCGATACACAAGCGCATCAGATCAGCAGGGTCTCCTTCAACTCGTGCAAACTCGATGCCATGGCTCTCAACCCATTCCTGAAACTCACCATGGGTGGCAATCCGTGGCTTATGACCCTCGGCGAGAAGGCCCTTGCACAGGGCAATATATGGCTGAACATCACCTCGTGATCCAATGGTAAGACATGTAATCTTCATCGACTTTTGCGGCTTGAATGCGAGGCCTGACGAGTTGGGGTTGTCAAAGAGGATCGTAGGGGCATTAGAGACACCAGATGTCTCGCGGGGTAGTGCCAGCTCGTGATCAACAAACTCATCCTGCCTTGCTTCTTGCAGGGCATCTCGTTCCGCCATAGCAGCAACAgcttcctcatcctcttgctcttcttggtCGAGAATGCCGGACTCTTCGAGAAAACGGTTAGTTTCCATGAGCTGATGCAAGGTGACTGCGCAGTCGTCTCGAAGGCCAGGTCGTCTAAACTCGAAGAAGAGCTCCTCATGACCACGGATAACAACTGTCAGGCCGTAGTAGCCAAACCGGAAGCCCTTTTCCTTGTGAACGTTCTCAATATCCTTCAGAGGGAGAATGagttttgttcttgttccGGGATACAAACTCCGGAAGCAGAATGAGCGGTCGCTAATGTAGAACTTTCCATACAGAGGCAAAACCTTGAAGATGGCTCCAAAATATGTCGCGACAAGCTTCTCAGACTCGGGCAGGGCGAAATGCGCTCGAAACCGATCCATCGTAGTTTGCATTTTATCATCTGCCTCCGAATCGATGTCATCTGCATCGTCGTCCGTTCGAAGCTCTTGCGGCTCATCGTAGTGTCGATGCTCCCCCTTCCACATGCCCTGCACCTTCTCCACATAGCCTAAGGATTCAGTTGCAAACATGGATCCCATGCGTTGGCTTGTACGACTCAAGTATTCGGCAAACGCGTTGGCTCTCTGTAAAGGATAGGCGCCAATCTTGGTAATGCTATTAAGTGTCGGGGTTACAGGTCGCTGAGAATTGGCCTGATCATCTCCCATTTCCTGCATGGAACCTGTCGTTGCGGCATGAGGAATACCGTGGCGGCGATCTCCATGGGCGCTAGAGCTGCGAGGCGTTCGTTTGCCAGACTGGTCACGCTTTCTGGAAGCCGAGGCGGATCGCCGCATCATCGGACTGTGGAAGACATCACTTCCCTGAAGGATCTGACTTGCGGATGGTTCATCGTAAGAAGATGGTGACATGGTAGAGATGCTCGGGTTCTCGACCGATGATTGGAGGAATGAGTCTTCCGAATCGTGTGCTTGCTTGGGGGTCGTAGTGCCTTGTCGATGATGATAGCTCGTCGAGCGTCTTGTTCCACTAAAACTCCTTCGAGGGCTGTGGTCTCCAATGGAGCTTGGTACATCTACACTCTTCTTCCCAAATCGTTTGAAGGCGTCGAAACTCGACCGTGGCGCATCCATACTTGCACGAGGGCTTAACTGACTGGGTGAACGAGGCGATAGTGGTGATATGGGTGCCAAGGTCGCTTTGACGGTATCCGGTAGCTTTCCTGTGCTCAATTTACTGGAAACATTTTTGTTTGCTGCCTTTGAAGCGTGGCCGGATGGAGGTTGTGAACTATCATGTTCATCTCCAGTTAATAACTGTTCCGTTGAGCGGCCCCCAGACGAATCTTCGATTAGAATCTTGAGGACATTGATGGCTTCCTTGCCAAAgctgaagaaagagaagaagtactGTAATGGTTAGCGACGCCAGAGCTCAAATTGCATGTTACGTACCTCATCAATAGCGTATGTCTCGTCATTGTCAATGACACGAATCTTGCAAGTATCTGCGAATGAAATCATCTGCGTATCCTCGATATCCATGACATTCTTGATCGGTAATGAAATCTTGACGCTGTCGCCATCATTGTGACTTCGAAAGATGACTCTCTGAAGGCTCTTGACCCATTCCTTTGCACTTGGAGCGCTGTCGGCCTTGAACTTGTATGTTCGATGATGGGTCTCAACGACAAAATGGAGAGcttccttgtctttgtcaacaACACTGGCTGAGATGCCGTACCGCAGATCGATCTGTCCGTGGGGGAAGTAGACATCTGTTGCTGTTTTGTAATAGGTCAAGACATCGCCCTTTAGTCTGAACCAAAACCTTGCGTAGCTCGGGTTGCGTTTGCCGCTTTTTGATAGGTACCCGGACTTAACAGCTTCGTGCTGCGAATCATGGTTAGCGTTCGTCTTGGAGTCGGGAGAGGCGTCAGTTACCGTCTTCTTAGGGAGGTATGCATAGAAACAGATATGCTTGGTTGTAATGTACATGTACCCTTGAAGCAGGACGCTTTGCAAAAGCCAGCATGGGTATTCTGTTTAAAGTTAGCATTTTGAGATGCGAGATTGCTGAGCTAATGACCAACCTTCAATAACCTGTTCAAACTCGTCGAACTCGAAAATCTCCTTCAATTTTTTGGAAAGAGCCGACACTTCGTCGCCATCACTAGATCGACTAACATCTGACGACAGGCGATCTAGATCAAAGCTAGGTCTGCTAGACAAGTCTGCCTTGGCCTCCAACATTCTACTCATAACTGGCGCCAAGCGGCCTTGTGTATCTTGGCGTGTTAAAGTAAGGGCTGGTGCTGGTAACAAACCACCGTCtccgtcttcgtcgtctgcTTCGTCAGCAGCTTCTGTAGGAGCAGGTAAATTAGATGGTTGAGATTTATGTCGAGAGCGAAGTTTGGGCAACGCAGGTAATGATCGCAAAAGTTTGTGTTCTGAAAGCTTCCTTCGCCTGTGAACCTTGTCTTTTCCTTTGCCTGCAGGCTGCAAAATTGAAGTTCGGGCGATACTTTCTGTGCGATTACTTTGTGAACTTTCGCCCTCTTCATCGCTGCTTATTCCATCAAAGCGATCGTTAAAGTCGACCCGGTTGCTAGCCTGCGCGATAAGTCCATATATACTCTGGTTCATGTTCATAAACATCGGAGGTGCTTGAGTCGGACCATTGTGTTCGTCGGCGGAGTCATCGCTATCGCTTTCTCGTAAAGGCTCGGGAAATAAGGTCGCTGTAGAGCCCTGTCTTTGGATCTTGTCAAGTTCGTTATGGACATGCTCCTTGAGGTCTCCATCCCCA is part of the Fusarium poae strain DAOMC 252244 chromosome 4, whole genome shotgun sequence genome and encodes:
- the ATG26 gene encoding Sterol 3-beta-glucosyltransferase (BUSCO:1779at5125) encodes the protein MATQANNAPASQASIGDGDLKEHVHNELDKIQRQGSTATLFPEPLRESDSDDSADEHNGPTQAPPMFMNMNQSIYGLIAQASNRVDFNDRFDGISSDEEGESSQSNRTESIARTSILQPAGKGKDKVHRRRKLSEHKLLRSLPALPKLRSRHKSQPSNLPAPTEAADEADDEDGDGGLLPAPALTLTRQDTQGRLAPVMSRMLEAKADLSSRPSFDLDRLSSDVSRSSDGDEVSALSKKLKEIFEFDEFEQVIEEYPCWLLQSVLLQGYMYITTKHICFYAYLPKKTHEAVKSGYLSKSGKRNPSYARFWFRLKGDVLTYYKTATDVYFPHGQIDLRYGISASVVDKDKEALHFVVETHHRTYKFKADSAPSAKEWVKSLQRVIFRSHNDGDSVKISLPIKNVMDIEDTQMISFADTCKIRVIDNDETYAIDEYFFSFFSFGKEAINVLKILIEDSSGGRSTEQLLTGDEHDSSQPPSGHASKAANKNVSSKLSTGKLPDTVKATLAPISPLSPRSPSQLSPRASMDAPRSSFDAFKRFGKKSVDVPSSIGDHSPRRSFSGTRRSTSYHHRQGTTTPKQAHDSEDSFLQSSVENPSISTMSPSSYDEPSASQILQGSDVFHSPMMRRSASASRKRDQSGKRTPRSSSAHGDRRHGIPHAATTGSMQEMGDDQANSQRPVTPTLNSITKIGAYPLQRANAFAEYLSRTSQRMGSMFATESLGYVEKVQGMWKGEHRHYDEPQELRTDDDADDIDSEADDKMQTTMDRFRAHFALPESEKLVATYFGAIFKVLPLYGKFYISDRSFCFRSLYPGTRTKLILPLKDIENVHKEKGFRFGYYGLTVVIRGHEELFFEFRRPGLRDDCAVTLHQLMETNRFLEESGILDQEEQEDEEAVAAMAERDALQEARQDEFVDHELALPRETSGVSNAPTILFDNPNSSGLAFKPQKSMKITCLTIGSRGDVQPYIALCKGLLAEGHKPRIATHGEFQEWVESHGIEFARVEGDPADLMRLCIENGTFTWSFLREANSTFRGWLDDLLASAYTACEGSELLIESPSAMAGIHIAEKLGIPYFRAFTMPWTRTRAYPHAFVMPEHKMGGAYNYMTYVMFDNIFWKATAYQVNRWRNKTLGLPSTSLEKMQPNKVPFLYNFSPSVVAPPVDFSDWIKVTGYWFLNEGGDWKPPQDLQDFIAKARADGKKIVYVGFGSIIVKDPAKMTQEVIDAVLKADVRCILSKGWSDRISPKDDASKPRPEEPVMPAEIHVIKSAPHDWLFSQIDAAAHHGGSGTTGASLRAGIPTIIRPFFGDQFFFATRVEDLGVGVWVRKWGTNSFGRALWEVTRNERMIVKARVLGEQIRSESGVDNAIQCIYRDMEYARSLIKPKAGTNNAQHDLAEDDDTEESWTFVGRDEPDPDAVTKKLSEGLVGLGAAGDRPLPLGSRAPTST